From Sphingopyxis sp. USTB-05, the proteins below share one genomic window:
- a CDS encoding amino acid permease: MNNWTRRKPVLPPGERSADALPPSLSWPQLMAMGVGAIIGTGILTLIGVGVDRAGPAVLVSFAIAGAVCACAALAYAELSAMMPAAGSAYSYSYAGLGEVFAWVVGWSLILEYSLVVSTVAVGWSGYASPLLMGIGFPEALTRGPELGGLINLPAVAIIAVVAGLLLMGTRESARINSVLVVVKIVTLLLFVGYTLPYFDAANLDPFMPYGYVAHVDGDGVQRGVMAAAAIIFFAFYGFDAISTAAEETKRPARDLPIAIIGSMAVCTLIYMLVAATAVGATPFTNFADSPEPLALILRSIGQGGIAQVVATTAVVALPTVLLAFLYGQSRIFLAMARDGFLPQRLAHISGRGTPTRITLLTALIVAVLAGLLPIGKVAALANAGTLIAFMAVGICLLVLRRRAPDMPRPFRVRAAWLVGLGTVGGCLYLFLSLPVETLLWCLIWNLIGLGLYAIYGQHRSRLAKPGVGG, encoded by the coding sequence GTGAATAACTGGACCCGCCGCAAACCCGTCCTGCCGCCCGGCGAACGAAGCGCCGATGCGCTGCCGCCCAGCCTGTCCTGGCCGCAGCTTATGGCCATGGGCGTCGGTGCAATCATCGGCACGGGCATTCTGACCCTGATCGGCGTCGGCGTCGACAGGGCAGGCCCGGCCGTGCTGGTTTCCTTCGCCATCGCCGGGGCCGTCTGTGCCTGCGCCGCGCTCGCCTACGCCGAACTGTCGGCGATGATGCCCGCGGCGGGCAGCGCCTACAGCTATTCATATGCCGGTCTGGGCGAGGTCTTCGCGTGGGTCGTCGGCTGGAGCCTGATCCTCGAATATTCGCTCGTCGTGTCGACGGTCGCGGTGGGCTGGTCGGGCTATGCGTCGCCGCTTTTGATGGGGATCGGCTTTCCGGAGGCGCTGACCCGCGGTCCCGAACTCGGCGGGCTGATCAATCTGCCAGCGGTCGCGATCATCGCGGTCGTTGCGGGCCTGTTGCTGATGGGGACGCGCGAGAGCGCCCGGATCAATTCGGTCCTCGTCGTCGTGAAGATTGTCACGTTGCTGCTCTTCGTTGGCTACACCTTGCCCTATTTCGACGCAGCGAATCTCGATCCTTTCATGCCTTATGGTTACGTCGCGCACGTCGACGGCGACGGGGTGCAACGCGGCGTCATGGCGGCGGCTGCGATCATCTTTTTCGCCTTCTACGGCTTCGATGCGATTTCGACCGCCGCGGAGGAAACGAAGCGCCCGGCGCGCGACCTGCCGATCGCGATTATCGGGTCGATGGCGGTCTGCACGCTCATCTATATGCTTGTCGCCGCGACGGCGGTCGGCGCGACGCCCTTTACAAACTTCGCCGACAGCCCCGAGCCGCTGGCGCTGATCCTGCGCTCTATCGGGCAGGGCGGCATTGCCCAGGTCGTGGCGACGACCGCCGTGGTGGCGCTGCCGACCGTGTTGCTCGCCTTCCTCTATGGCCAAAGCCGGATTTTCCTCGCGATGGCGCGCGACGGCTTCTTGCCGCAGCGCCTCGCGCATATTTCGGGGCGCGGCACGCCGACGCGTATAACGCTGCTGACCGCACTGATCGTCGCGGTCCTCGCCGGCCTGCTCCCGATCGGCAAGGTGGCGGCGCTCGCCAACGCCGGTACGCTGATCGCCTTCATGGCGGTCGGGATCTGCCTGCTCGTTCTTCGCCGCCGCGCACCCGATATGCCCCGGCCATTTCGCGTTCGTGCGGCCTGGCTGGTCGGATTGGGAACGGTTGGAGGCTGCCTTTATCTGTTCCTGAGCCTGCCGGTCGAAACCCTCTTGTGGTGCCTGATCTGGAATCTGATCGGCCTTGGCCTCTATGCAATATACGGACAGCACCGCAGCCGGTTGGCGAAACCCGGCGTTGGGGGCTAG